Genomic segment of Desulfarculaceae bacterium:
ACCAGGCGTCGTTGGAGAAGTTCTCGTAGCCCACGCCACCGGTGATCATGATCTTGCCGATCTTGTACTCGCCGGCCAGGATACCACCGTAGATGGTGGTGTCGTCGATACCGCCGGTGGTGATGCCGTTGCGGTAAGGCTGGGTAAGGGCGACGGGGTAGAAGGGATACTCAGTCGCGAAGTTCACGCCGTAGTGGCCCTGGAACTTTAGGGTGAAGGCGCCGACAGTGTACTTGATCGGGAGCACGAAGGCCCAGGTGTTGTAGCTGTCGTCAAAGGCGCCGGTGTTGCCGGACTCATACTTGTGCTGCACGAAGTTGAAGCCGGGGTGAGTCATGAAGCCACCGTACTTGAGCATGAAGGTCAAGCTGGCGCGGGGGAACACGAAGGTGCTGTCGGTGCCGGCACCGAAGTAGTTGTTCTTCTGGCGCGGCTCTTCCAGCGCGAACTGGACGCCCCACTTGGCGGTGTTGTAGGTGAACTGCACCTGGGGTACACGGTGAGGCCACAGCAGACCCCAGCCGAACAGCAGCAGGTGGGCGTTTTCGTTCAGGCCCACATACTGACGGGGATGGTAGGCCAGGGAGCCGAACCAGTTGTCGGTCTGACCGGCCAGGATGCGGCAGTTGCCCACGCGCCAATAGGCGTAGGCGTAACGCAGGCTGACATCGGCAGTGGGCTGGAGGCTCCTCAGGCCCAGCTCGATACGGCCGCCCACGTTTTTGTCCACGCTGTAGAAGCGCCCCCGCAGGTAGCTGTGCCCGGGCATGTTCAGGAACCAGGTGCCCACGTCGGCGCCGCTGGTGGTGAGCTCGGAGCTCTTATTCCACCAACCGATGTCGGTCAGCATACGAGCGCCCATCTGGAAGGTGTAGGTCGAAGGCGACACGTCCGCCATCGCCGGCACCGACATGGCCAACAGGGCCATCATAGTGATGGCCACAATCAACAGTTTCTTCATCAGCCTTTCCTCCTTGCCAAAACATGGAAAAGCGGCCCGGCCCACTTGGACCGGAGCCATTCCCCGGATCCTAGCCAGATCAGGGGGACCAACTAGCCATCCAATGTTTACAATTAGTTACAAGGGCGGGGGAATGGTGCAAACGCACCATTTTCCGTGGCAAATATTGTTATTTTAGATGAGGGGATTTGTTCAGGCGAAGGCGGCCTAGTTGTTTTCGAAGGCGCGCCCGTCCAGCCGGACCACCCGGGCCTCGATGGCGAACTTCACGATGTCGGCCACGCTCTTGAGGTTGAGCTTGTCCATCAGGCTGGCCCGGTGGCGGTTCACCGTGTTGGGGCTGATGCAGAGCTGGTCGGCGATCTGGGTGTAGGTGAGGCCCTCGGCGATGAGCTGCATGACCTCGCGCTCGCGGGGAGTGAGGCTGGCGAACTCGCCGCGCTTGCCCCGGTTGGGCCGGCCCATCCAGCTGCCGAAGCGGCCCAGCACCTGGGCGGACAGGGCGGGGGGGAGGTAGGTCTTGCCCTCGGCGGCGGCCTTCACCGCCGCGACCAGGTCGCGGTAGCCGCAGCTTTTGTCCAACACCGCGGCCACCCCGGCCTCCAGGGCCAAAAAGACGCTGCTCTCGCGCAAGGCGTAGGTGGAAAACAGGATGACTCTGGGGGAGGATTTCTTGTCGGCCAGGCGGGCGGCCACCTCCAGACCGCCGAGCCCGGGCAGGTAATAATCGATCAGGGCCACGTCCGGGGCCGCTCCCTCGATCTGCTTGATCACCTCTTGCCCGCTGCTCAGCTCGGAGACCACCTGGACTCCCTGGCAGTCGCCTAGCATCCGGGCCATGCCCCGGCGCAGGATTATGTTGTCCGTGGCGATCAGGGCTTGGATGGCGTTGCCTGGTCTCATAATTATTAACTCGATGGAAATAATTACTTAATAGGGCAATGGCATCTCCGCTGTCCCCCCCAAAGTTGACTCATGCGCGTGGTGATACCGAGCTAGGCGATTGCTCTTGGTCAGACCAATCTACCGGCGATTGGGTTTCCCATTCTATGATGGCGGTTATGTTTTGTCCAGTGAACTTTCCCTCCAACCCGGGTCCTTTCGTGTGAATCCAGGGGGCGGGGCCGGGAAAGCGCCGTTGGCTGGCCCGGTTGCATCCACTTGTCCCCTAAGGTGCCGGTTTGGTTACAGGAGACCCGCCCGGAGGCGGGGGCCGGGGGCCGAAGATAGCACACCAGGGTGAACGGCCCGCTTCTTCACATTTTCCTTGACAATATCGGCGCGCCGCTGGTATACCGTATACAGTATCCAAAAGGAGTGCTGATGAGCAAGCAAAATCCTAGCCGTGAAAAGCATCTCTGGTGGCGCTGGCAGCCGCCCGGCCGGGGTCCGTCCGCGCTCTGAAGCAACTCAGCTAGCAGCCGCGCCGCGGGCCCCAGGGCCCGCGGCTGTTTTTAGGCCCTGTTTTCAGTTGAAACGATTCGTCAGGAGTACAAGGAGAGAGTCATGGAGCAGGTAAAGGTCTTACTCGACGAGCAGGAGATGCCCAAGCGCTGGTACAACGTGCAGGCCGACCTGCCCACCCCGCTGGCCCCGCCCTTCCATCCGGCCACCATGGAGATCGCCACCCCGGAGCAGATGAACGTCATCTTCCCCATGGCCCTGTTGGAGCAGGAGATGAGCCCGGCGCCCTTCTTCGACATCCCCGAAGAGGTGATGCAGGTCTTGGCCCTGTGGCGGCCCACTCCCCTGATGCGCGCCCGCAACCTGGAAAAGGCCCTGGACACCCCGGCCAAGATCTATTTCAAGAACGAGTCGGTCTCCCCGGCGGGCTCCCACAAGCCCAACACCGCGGTGCCCCAGGCCTACTACAACAAAAAAGAGGGCATCAAGCGCATCGCCACCGAGACCGGCGCCGGCCAGTGGGGCAGCGCCATGAGCCTGGCCTGCCAGATGTTCGGCCTGGACTGCCGGGTGTACATGGTTCGGGTCAGCTACAACCAGAAGCCCTACCGCAAGTCCATGATCAACACCTGGGGCGCCGAGATCTTCGCCAGCCCCAGCGACCAGACCGAGTCGGGCCGCGCGGCCCTGGCCCAAAACCCGGATCACCCCGGCTCCCTGGGCCTGGCCATCTCCGAGGCGGTGGAAGACGCGGTGAGCCACGACGACACCAACTACTCCCTGGGCTCGGTGCTCAACCACGTGTGCCTGCACCAGACGGTGATCGGCGAAGAGGCCATCAGGCAGATGAAAAAGATCGGCGAGAAGCCCGACGTGGTCATCGGCTGCATCGGCGGCGGCTCCAACTTCGCGGGCCTGGCCTTCCCCTACGTGCGCGAGAAGATCGGCGGCATGGACGTGCGCATCCTGGCGGTGGAGCCCGCCTCCTGCCCCACGGTGACCAAGGGCATCTATGCCTATGACTACGGCGACATGGCCCACCTGGCCCCCATCGTGATGATGCACACCCTGGGCCACACCTTCGTGCCCCCGGGTATCCACGCCGGCGGCCTGCGCTATCACGGCATGAGCCCCCTGGTCAGCCGCCTGAAGGAAGACGAGCTCATCGAGGCCATCGCGGTGCCTCAGCTGGAGTGCTTCGAGGCCGGGCTCATGTTCGCCCGCTCCGAGGGCATCATCCCGGCGCCCGAGTCCACCCACGCCATCCGGGCCGCGGTGATCGAGGCGCTCCAGGCCAAGGAAGAGGGCAAGGAAAAGACCATCCTGTTCAACCTCTCGGGCCACGGCCACTTCGACATGAGCGCCTACGACGCCTTCCTGGCCGGCCAGCTGAGCAACTACGAGTATCCCCAGAAGATGGTGGACGAGGCCCTGAGTAAGCTGCCTCACATAACCCTGCCCGCCTAAAACGTCACCCCGCCCCCGGCGCGCTTACAACCCGGCGCGCCGGAGGGCATGACCCATATCCCTATCCCTAGCGCCGCCCGGCCCCGGTTCTCCCACCGGGGCCGGGCTTTTCTTGGGGAAATCACGATATCTCCCCAGGCGAAACCGGTCATGCTATAATGCGCGGCGGTTTCAATCGGATATCCGAATAACCGGCGCAGGCCTGGCGGGGCGCAGCAGGGGAGAGGCATCGGCTTGTTGACCAATCCGCAGGGGAAACGAATGGTTACCACTAATGAGTTCGTGGAGAGGCTGATCAGCTCTTGTCCGGATGGCATCATCGGGGTCAACCGCGGAGGCACGGTGGTCATCTTCAACCAGGGCGCGGAAAAGCTGACCGGCCTGCCCGCCTCCCGAGTGCTGGGCAAGCTGTCCATCACCCAGGTCTACGAGCCGCCCGAGTTGGCCCGCAAGGTGAAAAAGGCCTTATACGGTAGCGAGTTCGGTGGGGTAGGCGTCTTGGACGGCATGGAGGTGGAGGTGTCTGGCGCGGGGGGCCGCAAGGTCCCCATCCGGCTTTCGGCCACCCTGCTCCTCGAAGACGGACAAGAGATCGGCTCGGTGGGTTTTTTCCACGACATGAGCGCCCGCAAGGAGCTGGAGACGGAGCTGCGCCGCCACTCCATCACCGACAGCCTCACCAGTCTGTACAATCGCCGCCACTTCCACGTCACCCTGGGCCTGGAGGTGGATCGCACCATCCGCTACGGCCGTCCCCTTACCCTGGCCTTTTTCGATCTGGACTCCTTCAAGCCCTTCAACGACACCTACGGCCATCAGGAGGGCGACCACATCCTGCGCCTGGTGGGGCAGGTCATGAAACAGGCGCTGCGCAACCTGGACCAGGCTTTTCGCCTGGGAGGCGACGAGTTCGCCTTCATCATGGTGGAGACCAACGTCGACCAGGGCCGGTTGGCCATGGAGCGCTTCACCCGCTCCTTCCGGGAGCAGTGGGCCGCCAAAATGGCCTACCTGGGCGATGAGCTGCCCCCGGTGACCATGAGCATCGGCCTGGCCCAGTTGGCCCCGGGCGAAAAGGGCGACCAGCTGGTGCGGCGGGCCGACGTGGCCATGTATGAGGCCAAGAAGGACGGCGGGGACCGGGTGGTCAAGGCGCGCATGGAGATAAAGGAATAGGGGCGGCCTGGGCCCGGCCGGGTAAGGCCCTCTTTATTTTCCCACGGTTCGTATGCTACTAATTTAATTAACAACCAAATACGGTCATCCGGCGGGCCGGGAACCGTCCTGCCCGCCGGGGACGCGGTATTCGCCTGTTGCCGTTCCCTGGGCTGATCGCGCGCCGCTTGCTGTCCGCCTTTCTTGTCCGCATCCTCCGTTGAACGACACCGCCCCCACCCGCCGCGGCGGGAGGCCCCGCCAGCCTCCCAAGCTTCCCAGTTTTACGCCCCCTTTGCGTCTCCGGGCCCGCCGCCGGCGGCCGCCAACCCGCCAAGGAGGTGCGATCATGCGGGACACCCAGGCCCAACCGGGCAAGAAGCTGAAGTTGCAGATTCACCAGGACGACGCCCCGGCCCTGCAAAGCCAGGGACAGGAGTTTTGGAGCGCCATCAAGGGGCGCACCATCAGCCCCGACGACCGGGTGGCCTTCCGGGGGATGCTCCTGGAGGTGAAGGGCACCAAGCCCAAGGGGGCCATCCAGGTGGGGGAGCGCACCGCCATCAAGATGGAGGTCGCTACCTCGCCGGTGACCCTGGCCTGCGCCGGCTGCGGCCACCAGCACCAGGCTCCCCAAGAGAGCTGCGCGTCCTGCGGCCAGGACCTGCCCCTGGTCTCCCTGTAGGGGAGAACCAAACTGTTGGGTAATTAGAATGGTTTAAATCGCCAGGTTAAAATAATGGCCGTTGTTTGCTTGCGGGCCTTGTGCCAAAATTAAGTAATATAAGTCCGATTTGGGCTTATGGCCGTGGTCCGCGCCTGGGACGCGCGCCGCCACGCGATGCCTGCTGCCCGCGCTAATCCATCGTCGCGCGGCCGAGAGGACCGTCCAGGCTTGTATTCGCGTTTCAAAATTTCATCCCGCCTGCGCTGGGGATTCGTCGTCCTGTTGACCCTGCTGTTCATCGTGGGCCTTTTGGGCCTGTACGCGGTGAACCGGGTCAGCCGCATCAACCGCTCCATGTACAAGCATCCCTTCACGGTCAGCAACGCCACCCAGCGCCTGGAAACCAACTCGGTGCGCATGCAGGTTTTCCTGGACCAGATGATGGCCGTGGAGAACCCGGTCTCCCAGCGGAATGTGGTCAACCGTCTGAATGCGGTGCACCGCAAGGTGGAGCAGGACCTGGCGCTCATCGCGGAGCGCTACCTGGGCCCGCGCAAGGACGTGGCCCAGGCCCGGGAGTTGTACGCCCGCTGGATGGGCCTGCACGACCGGGTGTCGCGCCTGGTGCTGGACGGCGAGAGCAGCCAGGCGCTGGAGCTTCTCCGGCTGAAAAACCGGCCCATGTCCAAGGCATGCCAGGCCGCCACCCAGGTGATCAGGCAATTCGCCTTCCAAAAGGCCGACTTTTACATAGACAAGTCTCAGGAGAGTCTGCGCCAGGCCAAATGGATGCTGGCCGCTGCGGTGGTGGTGGCGGTGCTCATGGCAGGGTTGCTGGCCTTTTGGCTGGGCCGCTCCATCACGCGCCCCCTGTCCCAGGTGGCCGCCCTGTCCGAGGCCATGGCCTCGGGCCGCCCGGCCGAGCCGGTCTCCTACCAGGCCGATGACGACCTGGGACGCCTGGCGGCCAACCTCAGGGCCATGCTCAGCGGCCTGGTGGGCGAGGCCACCTCGCTCAAGGACCACATCCCCGCGGTGCTGTGGATGGCCGACCTGAACCTGATGCTCACCTTTGTCAATCCCGCTGCCGCCCCCCTGGCCGAAGCCCTGGCCGGCCGCCCCCTGGACCAGATCCTGCTCCAGCTCACGGTGGAACAGGTGTTCGCCGACCAAGAGGGCCTGACCCCCCTGCTGGCCGCGGACGTGCTGGCGCGAGAAGTGGAACGCGCCGCGGAGGTGGACTTCACCCACAACGGCAAGTCCCTGCACCTGCAACAGGTGATCGCGCCGATGCACGACCTGGACGGCCGCCTCACCGGGGTGATGGGGGTTGGGCTGGACATCAGCGACCGCCGCCGCATGGAGCGGGCCCTGGCCGAGAGCGAGTCCCAGTTCCGCCGGGCCATCATGAGCGCCCCGCTGCCCATCATGCTCCACGCCGAGGGCGGCGAGGTGGTCCAGGTGAACCAGGCCTGGACCCGCCTTACCGGCTACAGCGCCGAGCAATTGGACACGCTGGAGCACTGGCTACGGCTGGCCTACGGCGAGGACTGGGCCAAGGTGGACCAGGTGGTCAGCGATTTGCACCATAACCTCACCGGACCCCAGCGCCAGGGAGAGTTCACCATCCGCACCGCCGACGGCCAGCAGGTCGTCTGGGACTTCTCCTCCGCCCCCTTGGGCAACCTGCCCGACGGCCGCCGCCTGGTCCTGTCCATGGCCACCGACGTGACCCGGCGCAAGCGCGACGAGGCCGCCATCCGCGAGGCCGAGGAGCGCTTCCGCACCCTGGTGCAAAACGTGCCCGGCGCGGTGTACCGCTGCTTCCACGACGCCGACTGGACCATGATCTACGTTTCCGAGAGCATAGAGGAGGTCACCGGCTACCCGGCCGAAGACTTCATCGGCAACCGGGTGCGCTCCTACGAATCGCTGATCGTCCCCGAGGACCAGGCCCGGGTGCGGGCCGAGGTGGAGGCGGCCCTGGAAGCGGGGCGCCCCTTTACCCTCGAGTACCGGGTGAATCATGCCGGGGGCGGGCAGCGCTGGATCTTCGAAAAGGGCTCCGAGGTGCGCGGCGAGCAGGGTGCGTTTTTTTGCCTGGACGGGGTGCTCATCGACATCACCGAGCAGAAGCGGGCCG
This window contains:
- a CDS encoding response regulator transcription factor, which encodes MRPGNAIQALIATDNIILRRGMARMLGDCQGVQVVSELSSGQEVIKQIEGAAPDVALIDYYLPGLGGLEVAARLADKKSSPRVILFSTYALRESSVFLALEAGVAAVLDKSCGYRDLVAAVKAAAEGKTYLPPALSAQVLGRFGSWMGRPNRGKRGEFASLTPREREVMQLIAEGLTYTQIADQLCISPNTVNRHRASLMDKLNLKSVADIVKFAIEARVVRLDGRAFENN
- a CDS encoding TrpB-like pyridoxal phosphate-dependent enzyme, which gives rise to MEQVKVLLDEQEMPKRWYNVQADLPTPLAPPFHPATMEIATPEQMNVIFPMALLEQEMSPAPFFDIPEEVMQVLALWRPTPLMRARNLEKALDTPAKIYFKNESVSPAGSHKPNTAVPQAYYNKKEGIKRIATETGAGQWGSAMSLACQMFGLDCRVYMVRVSYNQKPYRKSMINTWGAEIFASPSDQTESGRAALAQNPDHPGSLGLAISEAVEDAVSHDDTNYSLGSVLNHVCLHQTVIGEEAIRQMKKIGEKPDVVIGCIGGGSNFAGLAFPYVREKIGGMDVRILAVEPASCPTVTKGIYAYDYGDMAHLAPIVMMHTLGHTFVPPGIHAGGLRYHGMSPLVSRLKEDELIEAIAVPQLECFEAGLMFARSEGIIPAPESTHAIRAAVIEALQAKEEGKEKTILFNLSGHGHFDMSAYDAFLAGQLSNYEYPQKMVDEALSKLPHITLPA
- a CDS encoding sensor domain-containing diguanylate cyclase encodes the protein MVTTNEFVERLISSCPDGIIGVNRGGTVVIFNQGAEKLTGLPASRVLGKLSITQVYEPPELARKVKKALYGSEFGGVGVLDGMEVEVSGAGGRKVPIRLSATLLLEDGQEIGSVGFFHDMSARKELETELRRHSITDSLTSLYNRRHFHVTLGLEVDRTIRYGRPLTLAFFDLDSFKPFNDTYGHQEGDHILRLVGQVMKQALRNLDQAFRLGGDEFAFIMVETNVDQGRLAMERFTRSFREQWAAKMAYLGDELPPVTMSIGLAQLAPGEKGDQLVRRADVAMYEAKKDGGDRVVKARMEIKE